From Pigmentibacter ruber, a single genomic window includes:
- the mfd gene encoding transcription-repair coupling factor yields MHFFSTEAGLVESVSELIKNPNLTKIIIANSEAEAQEYESYLRSLTFDYFNYRDIIYIPGYSQTGVFRFESAKKIIAKRIESCYSLSIHNPRIIICSVAGFIRNFPSLNWLNNNKYEIKIGEDLDPDLLVEQLNQLAYLQVQRVEDVGEFCVRGSIIDFWTPGEKTPSRIEIFGDTVDKIRSFRANDQRSFQTLQSITILPSREFVWPYPSQMEKAVEKFNSAILAQKVMGVGRANLLEDLKANVTFAGIDDIFYMFTLEQFPAFHEFITKYFAEKNQNISCVFNISPQILLKSVAEIEKLYENSYQAAFGKNYPVGTVEHVFPNLSLGKKYFVESNLIKSNYLLPAELQNELQSIEKTKLSVRLDKIQYLLNNSKISNVLFLANNNESFLEFYGIATKYLAIKDTDVTINLTNFSCKNLLSTNISWSKIVDNIYASILNAKEGFYLPETKTLAISETWIRGIAATEHFETFTEEENSKSSKENSEAFLSAQYSDFIEGDLVVHVQHGIARFRGLMTIKILDITGDFLVLEYAENDKIYVPVHKLNLIQKYIGASDNTSLDSLKGSSWEKRKAKAKVDVEKLAKELMEHQAKRAMTPGHAFAKIDEDYIAFEDAFPFDETPDQKRAIKEIMSDMTKPKAMDRLLCGDVGFGKTEVAMRAAFRCLLEGKQVAWLVPTTVLAHQHYRSLKERFAEFAANITILDRSVTSASKVLEKIKSGAIDILIGTHRILSKDIEFKDLGLLIVDEEQRFGVLQKEKIKAMSYGIDVLTMTATPIPRTLQMAMVGLRDLSLLTTPPKSRLATKTFVCPFDESIIAESIQFELNRGGQVFYVHNRVEELESVHEFLTKLIPNAKICIGHGKMTQKDLEKTIIDFLDGKYQILLCTTIIESGIDMPNVNTIIVQNADFFGLAQLYQLRGRVGRRSTRGYAYFLTSLNAKEDQEGMKRLEILKEHQELGSGFIIASHDMEMRGSGNILGDEQSGKVSDIGLETYLQMLDDAIKNLGGVKVTTQTDVEIQIPLVAQIPENYIENSKERLKTYRRFFGARQESALQNLIMECEDRFGTLPVEVKNLAEIARIRRWLLLLGATSFAVGDDATEIRLGKNVLQPNGEDENSELLFKRILDVCNRKTKGMRITPDGRLLLAIRKKNFQQDSFTTVSEIKRILSLLAGEAYEEKS; encoded by the coding sequence ATGCATTTTTTTTCTACTGAAGCCGGATTAGTTGAGAGTGTTTCTGAACTGATAAAAAACCCTAATTTAACTAAAATAATTATTGCAAATTCAGAAGCAGAAGCTCAAGAATATGAATCATACTTAAGATCTCTCACTTTTGATTATTTTAATTATAGGGATATTATTTATATCCCAGGATATTCACAAACAGGAGTATTTCGCTTTGAGTCAGCAAAAAAAATTATTGCAAAAAGAATAGAGTCTTGTTACTCTTTATCCATACATAATCCACGTATAATTATTTGCAGCGTTGCTGGTTTTATTAGAAATTTTCCTTCATTAAATTGGTTAAATAATAACAAATACGAAATTAAAATTGGTGAAGATCTAGATCCAGATTTGTTGGTTGAGCAATTAAACCAATTGGCTTATTTGCAAGTACAGCGAGTTGAAGATGTTGGAGAATTTTGTGTTCGAGGGTCAATTATAGATTTTTGGACACCAGGTGAAAAAACTCCTTCAAGAATTGAAATTTTTGGTGATACGGTTGATAAAATTCGTTCGTTTCGTGCAAATGATCAACGTTCATTTCAAACTTTACAATCAATAACTATTTTACCATCTAGAGAATTTGTTTGGCCTTATCCAAGTCAAATGGAAAAAGCAGTAGAAAAATTTAATTCCGCAATTTTAGCTCAGAAAGTAATGGGTGTAGGAAGAGCTAACTTATTAGAAGATTTAAAAGCTAATGTAACTTTTGCTGGAATAGATGATATTTTTTATATGTTTACTTTAGAGCAGTTTCCTGCATTCCATGAATTTATAACAAAATATTTCGCCGAAAAAAATCAAAATATTTCTTGTGTATTTAATATTTCGCCTCAAATACTACTAAAATCTGTTGCCGAAATTGAAAAATTATATGAAAACTCTTATCAAGCAGCATTTGGAAAAAATTATCCTGTTGGAACAGTTGAACATGTCTTTCCTAACTTATCCCTAGGAAAAAAATATTTTGTTGAAAGTAATCTTATAAAATCAAATTATCTACTTCCTGCTGAACTTCAAAATGAACTACAGTCAATTGAGAAAACAAAATTGTCAGTAAGATTAGATAAAATTCAATATTTACTAAATAATTCAAAGATAAGTAATGTTCTATTTTTAGCAAATAATAATGAAAGTTTTTTAGAATTTTATGGAATTGCAACAAAATATCTAGCAATAAAAGACACTGATGTAACTATTAACTTAACAAATTTTTCATGTAAAAACCTCTTATCAACTAATATAAGCTGGAGTAAGATAGTTGACAATATTTATGCTAGTATTTTAAATGCAAAAGAAGGTTTTTATTTACCAGAAACTAAAACATTAGCTATTTCCGAAACTTGGATAAGAGGAATAGCAGCTACAGAACATTTTGAAACCTTTACTGAAGAAGAAAATTCGAAAAGTTCTAAAGAAAACTCAGAAGCCTTTTTATCTGCTCAATATTCTGATTTTATTGAAGGAGATCTTGTCGTTCATGTTCAACATGGAATTGCACGTTTTCGTGGATTAATGACAATAAAAATCCTCGATATAACAGGTGATTTCCTTGTTTTAGAGTATGCTGAAAACGATAAAATATATGTTCCTGTTCACAAATTAAATTTGATTCAAAAATATATTGGAGCATCTGATAATACTTCTCTTGACAGTCTAAAAGGCTCCTCTTGGGAAAAAAGAAAAGCAAAAGCAAAAGTTGATGTAGAAAAACTTGCGAAAGAATTAATGGAACACCAAGCTAAAAGAGCAATGACACCAGGGCATGCATTTGCAAAAATTGATGAAGACTATATTGCTTTTGAAGATGCTTTTCCGTTTGACGAAACTCCAGATCAAAAGAGAGCAATTAAAGAAATTATGTCTGATATGACAAAACCCAAAGCCATGGATCGTTTGCTTTGTGGAGATGTTGGTTTTGGTAAAACGGAAGTAGCCATGCGTGCAGCTTTTCGCTGTTTATTAGAAGGCAAACAAGTTGCTTGGCTTGTTCCAACTACTGTTCTTGCTCACCAACATTATCGTTCTCTAAAGGAACGGTTTGCTGAATTTGCTGCTAACATAACAATTCTTGATCGTTCTGTTACTTCAGCAAGTAAAGTACTAGAAAAAATAAAATCAGGTGCCATTGATATTTTGATAGGCACACATCGTATTCTTTCTAAGGATATTGAATTTAAAGATCTTGGTTTATTAATTGTTGATGAAGAACAACGTTTTGGAGTCTTGCAAAAAGAAAAAATAAAGGCAATGTCTTATGGGATAGACGTGCTTACTATGACTGCAACACCCATTCCAAGAACTCTTCAAATGGCTATGGTAGGCCTGAGGGATCTTAGTTTGTTAACTACTCCTCCAAAATCTCGCTTGGCAACTAAAACATTTGTGTGTCCTTTTGATGAAAGTATTATTGCTGAGAGCATTCAATTTGAATTGAATAGAGGTGGACAAGTTTTTTATGTCCATAATAGAGTTGAAGAACTTGAATCGGTCCATGAATTTCTAACAAAACTTATTCCAAATGCAAAAATTTGCATTGGACATGGCAAAATGACTCAAAAAGATTTGGAAAAAACAATTATTGATTTTCTTGATGGAAAATATCAAATTCTTCTTTGTACAACAATCATTGAATCAGGCATTGATATGCCAAATGTGAATACTATTATTGTTCAAAATGCGGACTTCTTTGGACTCGCTCAGCTTTATCAATTGCGTGGACGGGTAGGTAGAAGATCAACTAGAGGTTATGCCTATTTCTTAACATCCCTGAATGCTAAAGAAGATCAAGAAGGAATGAAACGCCTTGAAATACTAAAGGAACATCAAGAATTAGGAAGCGGTTTTATTATTGCTAGTCATGATATGGAAATGCGTGGTTCTGGAAACATTTTAGGTGATGAACAAAGTGGAAAAGTTAGTGATATAGGATTAGAAACATATCTACAAATGCTTGACGATGCTATTAAAAATTTAGGCGGTGTTAAAGTAACAACTCAAACAGATGTAGAAATTCAAATTCCATTAGTTGCTCAAATTCCAGAAAATTATATTGAGAATTCGAAAGAACGTTTAAAAACATACCGTCGCTTTTTTGGTGCCCGCCAAGAGAGCGCATTGCAAAACCTTATCATGGAATGCGAAGATCGATTTGGAACGTTACCTGTTGAAGTGAAAAACTTAGCAGAGATTGCTAGAATTAGAAGATGGTTACTTTTACTAGGAGCTACTTCTTTTGCTGTCGGCGATGATGCTACTGAAATTCGTTTAGGCAAAAATGTTTTACAACCTAATGGTGAGGATGAAAACAGTGAATTGCTATTCAAACGAATTCTTGATGTTTGTAATAGGAAGACTAAAGGAATGCGTATCACTCCAGATGGTCGACTATTATTAGCTATTAGAAAAAAGAATTTCCAACAGGATAGCTTCACGACTGTGTCAGAAATTAAAAGAATTTTAAGTCTCCTTGCAGGAGAAGCTTATGAGGAAAAATCTTAA
- a CDS encoding pyridoxal-phosphate dependent enzyme, which yields MLLKNKLRTNFYSQVESFNFADYQMTSRLHKLNTQVNLESNIYVKRDDELGFGVSGSKIRKYLSLIPYLKQNNFDEVIILGGLNSNNVLSAIQLLIEKNIKPIIFLSNKIKQDSLIGNAFFTSLFLNETNIIYTNNKEEEILNYQKNMLKKGKKVFILPEGANTAESLPGSLTLPYDILKNEDKYNINFQHIFIDSGTGLMAISIIIAFLYIKKDTLVHVLLIAGTEPYFKELLNYYLKIFNNLFQQNITLNSNFILYTPTNAKSFGSTNSKIFEFITKNCRHNGFLLDPIYSGKLFYESFKIINEKNLKENILIIHSGGSLTLTGFQNKLLKNIKL from the coding sequence ATGCTTTTAAAAAATAAATTAAGAACGAATTTTTATTCTCAAGTAGAATCATTTAATTTTGCTGATTATCAAATGACTTCAAGATTACACAAATTAAATACTCAAGTTAATCTTGAATCAAATATTTATGTCAAGAGGGATGATGAATTAGGATTTGGTGTTAGCGGCTCAAAAATAAGGAAATATTTATCATTAATACCATATTTAAAGCAAAATAATTTTGATGAAGTAATTATTTTAGGTGGATTAAATTCTAATAATGTATTAAGTGCCATTCAATTACTCATTGAGAAAAACATTAAACCAATAATTTTTCTTAGTAATAAAATTAAACAAGATTCATTAATTGGAAATGCTTTTTTTACTTCATTATTTTTGAATGAAACCAATATTATATATACTAATAATAAAGAGGAAGAAATTCTTAATTATCAAAAAAATATGCTTAAAAAAGGAAAAAAAGTATTTATTTTACCTGAAGGAGCAAATACGGCAGAGTCCTTACCTGGATCATTAACACTGCCTTATGACATTTTAAAAAATGAAGATAAATATAATATTAATTTTCAGCATATCTTTATAGATTCAGGTACAGGTTTGATGGCAATTTCAATTATTATTGCATTTTTATATATCAAAAAAGACACTCTTGTTCACGTCCTTCTTATTGCTGGCACAGAACCCTATTTTAAAGAATTATTGAATTATTATTTAAAAATTTTTAATAATTTATTTCAACAAAACATTACCTTAAATAGTAATTTTATTCTATACACACCTACTAATGCTAAATCTTTTGGTTCAACAAATAGTAAAATTTTTGAATTTATAACCAAAAATTGTAGACATAATGGGTTCCTTTTAGATCCTATTTATAGCGGAAAACTTTTTTATGAAAGTTTCAAAATTATTAATGAAAAAAATTTAAAAGAAAATATTTTAATTATACACTCTGGTGGTTCACTAACTTTAACAGGATTTCAGAATAAATTATTAAAAAATATTAAGTTATAA
- a CDS encoding NAD(P)H-dependent glycerol-3-phosphate dehydrogenase has protein sequence MVFTLTDKTLVIGAGAFGTAIASCIHTPLNLVTIIAREEAHFNQLKAHSTLKNCKFETFADFKTPLSEFKLIILAIPCQSIRNVSEWMLEHWKKTEIEPSTERKINIISAAKGIEQSSLLLPSQILESIWGDYAAIGALSGPSFAKEMLQGLPTSVVIASKDKKLLDISSQLLHSPYFRVYDSKDIIGVEIAGALKNVIAMVTGAVDGLNLGNNARAAVITRGLAEIVHIGVKMGADPVTFLGLSGVGDLILTCTGDLSRNRQVGLKLAEGKTKENIFAESEQVIEGIATTISANELSKKLGIETTIINIAYRVLYENVPIQYAVRLLIERQQSSEFKW, from the coding sequence ATGGTCTTTACGTTAACGGATAAGACTCTTGTTATTGGGGCTGGTGCTTTTGGCACCGCTATAGCTTCTTGTATACATACACCATTAAACCTAGTGACTATTATAGCAAGAGAAGAAGCACACTTTAATCAACTCAAAGCTCACAGCACTCTTAAAAATTGTAAATTTGAAACTTTCGCTGATTTTAAAACACCATTGAGCGAATTTAAACTTATTATTTTAGCTATTCCATGCCAGAGCATTAGAAATGTTAGCGAATGGATGCTTGAGCACTGGAAAAAAACAGAAATAGAACCATCAACTGAAAGAAAAATAAATATCATTTCCGCAGCAAAAGGAATTGAACAATCCAGTTTATTGCTTCCATCACAAATATTAGAATCTATTTGGGGTGATTATGCAGCGATTGGAGCATTAAGTGGACCAAGCTTTGCAAAAGAAATGTTACAAGGTTTACCAACAAGTGTTGTTATAGCTTCAAAAGACAAAAAATTACTTGATATTTCTTCGCAGCTTTTACATAGCCCCTACTTTCGTGTTTATGATTCAAAAGATATCATTGGCGTTGAAATAGCTGGAGCATTAAAAAATGTAATTGCTATGGTGACTGGAGCTGTTGATGGACTAAATTTAGGAAATAATGCACGAGCAGCTGTTATAACTAGAGGATTGGCAGAAATTGTGCATATTGGTGTAAAAATGGGTGCAGACCCAGTTACCTTTTTAGGACTGAGTGGTGTTGGAGATCTTATTCTTACTTGTACGGGAGATCTGTCGCGAAATCGACAAGTTGGACTCAAACTTGCAGAAGGGAAAACAAAAGAAAACATTTTCGCTGAATCAGAGCAGGTTATAGAGGGAATAGCAACAACAATAAGCGCAAATGAATTAAGTAAAAAACTTGGTATAGAAACAACAATTATTAACATTGCATATCGTGTACTGTATGAAAATGTTCCTATTCAATATGCAGTTCGTTTACTTATTGAAAGGCAACAAAGTTCTGAATTTAAATGGTGA
- a CDS encoding tetratricopeptide repeat protein, translated as MRKNLNIVKISTIKCFFVIFLSFSLPVFAEIPKSLLEPQLPILSSGPPLNIQAAYDKEVLLEVTPGDDFSSQNSNIVWSINNKKICTGLYCPIILKENEYQDKAPVLQIITYNEFGGTTYTYEFDIRSKEGFDPKELNKLMDYVKPKQNKNDSFSSQQVSAIYGKGTLIQSDYILYIGSLTRNFTWNDGIFQTDNLDTLKISDSESGVIFLLPSSNLSIETTQSDEQMRTARLNYGGLRVKASGNRNDTDANTENFTNKMNIYTAEVNILVPRGSDVVITRDKENGKLFTRLLVFSGDVTLIPNITKSDENQKNNDNSIKLTPGLEFTIFEDGSVLPLSTPKSSTIDNFIALTTTQEELKQRYEIKNIDGMGEILDRLDRAAKLADNEEYFELLNLLTPIQNQMDKDIRIPYYLGFAKKGLYQNQDAKKYFQYAEKMDPNYPMAHWQLGLIYLEEKNYQKAENEFLLAKKNIPPESKISHEYEYYVGVPYYFNNKLIFAKNAFQTAVWDTELDPSLRQSAAEFLKKINIEKPWTLIVPLGIQYDSNALSLAQNQSLPNQYSDKSVIRSIAGGIYSYDTIKESNSTGWFLGGGGKLFYVKNLTNGYSNLDAIVMEGSIYESYRWEKDEIKKETDSVRIYQTGGAIFVDNTQDTLYFLGGGVYKNLELNAGVQIDVSSRTSSNQRSGLVYNQYYLMGLGQIEKFVLDLNLQGQEILMFNTSDTVGSSLELIATPAATYAIDSKLSLKFGNTFDFLFTFISPIQSKYKFTPTAAANYFILDWLIGTFSAYYEYTRVVPDNSDIFRPGLSLMVTGIF; from the coding sequence ATGAGGAAAAATCTTAATATTGTTAAAATATCAACAATAAAATGTTTCTTTGTCATATTTTTAAGTTTTTCCCTTCCTGTTTTTGCCGAAATACCAAAAAGTCTTTTAGAACCTCAGCTCCCTATTTTGTCTTCAGGACCGCCTTTAAATATTCAAGCAGCTTATGACAAAGAAGTATTGCTTGAAGTCACACCAGGGGATGATTTTTCATCGCAAAATTCCAATATTGTATGGTCTATTAATAATAAAAAAATATGCACTGGATTATACTGCCCTATCATTTTAAAAGAAAATGAGTACCAAGACAAAGCTCCAGTTTTACAAATTATTACCTATAATGAATTTGGAGGAACAACCTATACTTATGAATTTGATATTCGCTCGAAAGAAGGATTTGATCCAAAAGAATTAAATAAATTAATGGATTACGTTAAACCTAAACAAAATAAAAATGATTCATTTTCTTCTCAACAAGTATCAGCAATTTACGGTAAAGGAACACTAATTCAAAGCGATTACATTCTTTATATAGGCTCATTAACAAGAAATTTTACTTGGAATGACGGAATATTCCAAACAGATAATCTAGACACTTTAAAAATTTCTGATTCTGAATCAGGAGTAATATTTTTGTTACCATCATCTAATTTAAGCATAGAAACAACGCAAAGCGACGAACAAATGCGAACAGCGAGATTAAACTATGGTGGGTTAAGAGTTAAAGCTTCGGGGAATAGAAATGATACCGATGCAAATACTGAAAATTTCACAAATAAAATGAATATTTATACTGCAGAAGTAAATATTTTAGTTCCTAGAGGTTCCGATGTTGTTATTACAAGAGATAAAGAAAATGGAAAATTATTTACAAGACTTTTAGTTTTCAGTGGTGATGTCACACTTATTCCAAACATTACTAAATCTGATGAGAATCAAAAAAATAATGACAATAGTATTAAATTAACACCCGGCCTAGAATTTACAATTTTTGAAGATGGCTCTGTGTTACCTTTATCCACTCCAAAAAGTTCAACAATTGATAATTTCATAGCTTTAACTACCACTCAAGAAGAATTAAAACAACGATATGAAATTAAAAATATTGATGGCATGGGGGAAATTTTAGATAGATTAGATAGAGCTGCTAAATTAGCTGATAATGAAGAATATTTTGAACTACTGAACTTACTCACTCCAATTCAAAATCAAATGGATAAAGATATTAGAATTCCATACTATCTAGGTTTTGCTAAAAAAGGATTATATCAAAATCAAGATGCAAAAAAATATTTTCAATATGCAGAAAAAATGGATCCAAATTATCCTATGGCACATTGGCAATTAGGATTGATATATCTGGAAGAAAAAAACTATCAAAAGGCTGAAAATGAATTTTTACTTGCAAAAAAGAATATCCCACCTGAAAGTAAAATTTCCCATGAATATGAATATTATGTTGGTGTCCCATATTATTTTAATAACAAATTAATATTTGCTAAAAATGCATTTCAAACCGCAGTTTGGGATACAGAACTCGATCCTTCATTACGCCAATCTGCAGCAGAATTCTTGAAAAAAATTAATATAGAAAAACCCTGGACTTTAATTGTACCTTTAGGAATTCAATATGATTCTAATGCTTTATCATTAGCTCAAAATCAATCCTTACCTAATCAATATAGTGATAAAAGTGTTATCCGTTCAATTGCTGGTGGTATTTATAGCTATGATACAATAAAAGAATCTAACTCAACAGGTTGGTTTTTAGGTGGTGGTGGAAAATTATTTTATGTTAAAAATTTAACTAACGGTTACAGCAATCTAGATGCTATCGTCATGGAAGGTAGTATTTATGAAAGTTATCGCTGGGAAAAAGATGAAATAAAAAAAGAAACAGATTCAGTACGTATTTATCAAACTGGCGGTGCAATATTTGTTGATAATACTCAAGATACTTTATATTTTTTAGGTGGTGGAGTTTATAAAAATCTAGAATTAAATGCAGGAGTTCAAATAGATGTATCTAGTAGAACCAGTTCCAATCAACGCAGCGGTTTAGTTTATAATCAATATTATTTGATGGGCTTAGGGCAAATTGAAAAATTTGTTCTAGACTTAAATTTACAAGGTCAAGAAATTCTCATGTTTAATACTTCAGATACAGTAGGAAGTTCGCTTGAACTTATAGCTACACCAGCAGCTACATATGCAATTGACTCTAAATTAAGTCTAAAATTTGGAAATACCTTTGATTTTCTCTTTACCTTTATTTCTCCTATCCAAAGTAAATATAAATTTACTCCTACTGCAGCCGCAAATTATTTTATTTTAGATTGGCTAATAGGAACCTTTAGTGCATATTATGAATATACTAGGGTTGTGCCAGATAATTCTGATATCTTTCGCCCAGGATTATCTCTTATGGTTACAGGAATTTTTTAA